One window of the Kwoniella dejecticola CBS 10117 chromosome 3, complete sequence genome contains the following:
- a CDS encoding mitogen-activated protein kinase HOG1, translating into MADFVKLSIFGTVFEVTTRYVDLQPVGMGAFGLVCSAKDQLSGTSVAIKKIMKPFSTPVLSKRTYRELKLLKHLRHENIISLSDIFISPLEDIYFVTELLGTDLHRLLTSRPLEKQFIQYFLYQILRGLKYVHSAGVVHRDLKPSNILVNENCDLKICDFGLARIQDPQMTGYVSTRYYRAPEIMLTWQKYDVAVDIWSTGCIFAEMLEGKPLFPGKDHVNQFSIITELLGTPPDDVIQTIASENTLRFVQSLPKREKVPFATKFPNADPLSLDLLEKMLVFDPRTRISAAEGLAHEYLAPYHDPTDEPSAAEVFDWSFNDADLPVDTWKVMMYSEILDFHNLGDISQNEAEGPVVGEVPPAPAS; encoded by the exons ATGGCTGATTTCGTCAAACTTTCCATCTTTGGTACC GTGTTCGAGGTAACTACTCGTTATGTTGACCTCCAACCTGTCGGTATGGGTGCTTTCGGACTTGTCTG CTCTGCCAAGGATCAACTTTCCGGCACTTCGGTTGCTATCAAGAAAATTATGAAACCTTTCTCTACGCCTGTATTGAGTAAAAGGACTTACCGGGAGTTGAAGTTGCTCAAGCATCTTAGACATGAAAAT ATTATCTCTTTGAGCgatatcttcatctcccCCCTCGAGGACAT CTACTTCGTCACTGAGCTTCTTGGTACCGATTTACATCGATTGCTCACTTCCAGACCCCTTGAAAAGCAATTCATCCAATACTTCCTCTACCAGATCCTCCGTGGTCTCAAATACGTTCACTCAGCCGGTGTCGTACACAGAGATTTGAAGCCTTCGAATATCTTGGTCAACGAGAACTGTGATTTGAAG ATCTGTGACTTCGGTCTTGCCCGTATCCAAGATCCTCAAATGACAGGTTACGTGTCTACTCGATACTACAGAGCACCAGAGATCATGTTGACATGGCAGAAGTACGATGTTGCTG TCGATATCTGGAGTACGGGTTGTATCTTCGCTGAGATGTTGGAAGGAAAGCCTTTATTCCCAGGGAAAGATC ACGTCAACCAATTCTCGATCATCACCGAATTACTCGGAACTCCCCCTGATGATGTTATCCAGACCATCGCTTCGGAGAAC ACCCTCCGTTTCGTTCAATCGTTAccgaagagagagaaggtACCTTTCGCCACCAAGTTCCCCAATGCCGATCCTCTGT CGCTCGACCTGCTAGAAAAGATGCTTGTCTTCGACCCTCGAACACGTATCTCCGCTGCTGAAGGTTTAGCTCACGAATACCTCGCACCATACCATGATCCAACGGACGAGCCCAGTGCTGCTGAAGTGTTTGATTGGTCGTTCAACGATGCCGATTTACCAGTGGACACTTGGAAGGTCATGATGTACTCTGAGATCTTGG ACTTCCACAACCTCGGTGATATCTCGCAGAACGAAGCCGAAGGACCTGTCGTTGGAGAAGTCCCGCCTGCTCCTGCATCATAA
- a CDS encoding phenylalanine-tRNA ligase: protein MALGIRSTPRILACSSRLAVRSQTTVQPSLPRHAIRIPFHPRPQARYQSSISTPKSYKYNGATYPKDTYSNVPSSILDKLDRNLHLMPSHPISILRQIVEDHFSSYQALVPSSAVVSVHQNFDELGFPPDHPGRSLTDSYYLNREYMLRTHTSAHEVESYKKGLNKWLLSADVYRRDEIDSSHYPVFHQMEGTHIWPNTELHTLPQLNAELEKQLADIPIIIEDETTISPTNPYQAHHDPIHAEQITKHLKHSLNSLIFRLFGHHAKAGGEPLRVRWIEAYFPFTTPSYEVEVFWQGEWLELLGCGVVMQKTLDQSGVSDKSGWAFGLGLERLSMVLFSIPDIRLFWTSDSRFLSQFKQGQITTFQPYSKYPPCYKDMSFWLHQTSPTAEEVTDHHGASAAGGRSPLPIVDSKTGTGIKAFHENDYCEIVRDVVGDLIESVTLIDEFTHPKTQRKSKCYRLNYRHMDRNLSNEEVNELQSQVQARVVQEMGIEMR, encoded by the exons ATGGCGTTAGGCATTCGGTCCACACCGAGAATCTTAGCCTGCTCATCGCGGCTCGCAGTTCGCTCACAGACGACAGTTCAACCCTCCTTACCTCGTCATGCAATCCGAATACCCTTCCACCCTCGACCTCAAGCGCGATATCAATCCAGCATATCCACCCCCAAATCGTACAAATACAACGGCGCCACCTATCCTAAAGACACCTATTCCAACGTCCCTTCCTCCATATTGGACAAGCTGGATCGTAATCTGCATTTGATGCCTTCACATCCCATATCCATCTTACGTCAAATCGTCGAAGACCACTTCTCAAGCTATCAAGCGCTCGTCCCTTCCTCAGCCGTCGTATCCGTACATCAGAACTTCGACGAGCTCGGTTTCCCGCCCGATCATCCCGGCAGGTCCCTCACAGATAGCTACTACCTCAACAGGGAGTACATGTTACGTACGCATACGTCCGCTCACGAGGTCGAAAGTTACAAAAAAGGTCTGAACAAGTGGTTACTGTCTGCAGACGTTTACAGGAGGGACGAAATTGATTCTTCCCATTATCCCGTATTCCACCAGATGGAAGGTACCCACATATGGCCAAACACCGAGTTACACACCTTGCCTCAATTGAATGCGGAATTGGAGAAACAGTTGGCGGATATACCGATTATCATCGAAGATGAAACGACCATATCCCCGACTAATCCTTATCAGGCACACCACGATCCCATACATGCTGAACAGATCACCAAACACCTGAAACATTCTTTGAACAGTCTGATATTTAGGCTGTTCGGGCATCATGCCAAAGCAGGTGGAGAACCGTTGAGGGTGAGGTGGATAGAAGCTTATTTCCCATTTACGACTCCATCTtacgaggtcgaggtgttCTGGCAAGGTGAATGGCTGGAATTGTTGGGTTGCGGAGTAGTCATGCAGAAGACATTGGATCAATCAG GCGTCTCCGATAAATCAGGCTGGGCCTTTGGACTGGGTCTCGAGCGCCTCTCAATGGTCCTGTTCTCCATCCCCGACATCCGTCTATTCTGGACCTCCGACTCGCGTTTCCTATCTCAATTCAAACAAGGGCAAATAACGACTTTCCAGCCGTATAGCAAATATCCACCATGTTACAAGGACATGTCGTTCTGGCTGCACCAAACCTCTCCGACTGCCGAAGAAGTGACGGATCATCATGGTGCATCAGCAGCGGGAGGTCGATCTCCCCTCCCCATAGTGGATTCGAAGACAGGCACGGGGATCAAGGCTTTCCACGAGAACGATTATTGTGAGATTGTTCGAGATGTAGTTGGAGATTTGATAGAGAGTGTTACTCTG ATCGACGAGTTCACACATCCCAAAACGCAGCGCAAATCCAAATGCTACAGACTCAACTACCGACACATGGACCGAAATCTCTCCAATGAAGAAGTGAATGAGCTGCAGAGTCAAGTACAAGCTCGAGTCGTCCAAGAGATGGGCATCGAGATGAGGTAA